In the genome of Crassostrea angulata isolate pt1a10 chromosome 6, ASM2561291v2, whole genome shotgun sequence, the window CCATAAATTCATACAAGAATTCTATGACCATTTTCCTTTGGCAGCGAAAGAATCAAGTTCTATGGAATACTATGAACTCAGAGACGAGGAGATAAAATGGTACAGCGATTTGGGGTGTCCACAAACAACTGTCCCTGTCCCCAGGGGAGGAATGGTATTGTGGGATTCCCGTTTGGTTCATGATAACGCGAGACCGATAAAGGGCCGACCAAACTCCGATAGGTGGCGCCACGTTGTCTTTGTGTGTATGACGCCAGCGAAATGGGCTAAACAATCagatatcaaaatgaaaagaaCAGCCtatgaaaatcttcttcttacaACCCACTGGCCAAGTCAAAATGTCACTACCTTCCCAATGTATCACCCAACGGGGAAAGAGGGGATTCAAGAACTAACCGAACTGCCCGAGATAGCTACAACAAAGGAAGCTAAGCTATTGATGGGGGTGGAGGAATATGACTTCAGTGATGGAAAGTCCAACGGACCCGAGGAACCAAAATGgcgataaaaagatataaatttaatttgaaattaaaccCCAAATAATCGGAGTATCAAGTTCAGTGATGTAACAACAgttttttgttcaatattaCTATATAAGGTTATCATAAGCTTAATATACACCACGCACCATGTTGCAGGatgggggcggggggggggggggggggtgttatgaTGTTTTCGACCTGTTCGTCAGCCAATCAGTCATCAGAGCAACTTTAACCGCTGCAGAGAATTTCGTAAAACTTTATAGGTAATATGAACACA includes:
- the LOC128190801 gene encoding uncharacterized protein LOC128190801; its protein translation is MRKMDRERVLAELEDQGFSVVEDVLSPEECQRYSDEFKSWVRQYKDNDRTYGSFESLVQSYRIGHFNASWAVRLKVKAVFAEIWGTEKLLSSVDGVAVSPPPESMPGQPRFRNDKTFLHLDQGANRLGLHAYQSGVYLEESSTSDHCFRVLKGSHKFIQEFYDHFPLAAKESSSMEYYELRDEEIKWYSDLGCPQTTVPVPRGGMVLWDSRLVHDNARPIKGRPNSDRWRHVVFVCMTPAKWAKQSDIKMKRTAYENLLLTTHWPSQNVTTFPMYHPTGKEGIQELTELPEIATTKEAKLLMGVEEYDFSDGKSNGPEEPKWR